A window from Exiguobacterium marinum DSM 16307 encodes these proteins:
- a CDS encoding MFS transporter: MIERLFWESRGISIQEVVYLEMVYALIIVLLEVPTGVWADHTARRRLIQIGVGLEWLSFIVILYSFTFTGFFVAISCSAVGSVIRSGAENALLYESLQESREASSFERVLGKLNAIGIVAAVMAALSGSVLAQYLPMEWNYKLSILSLMIATISSLFLVEPTHREREERLTWRHLFKGFQFVWSKKQLRHVTISVLAAVSAFNFIDEFWQLYARDVSVPIYWFGVISSGLLLIQLPGQLFAGTIVHFAPSERWLKRFGWVMGGGFLFIGLFPSPIGIGVMGLLGLLYGAMEPLYYGLLHHQVPSSIRATTESSISMVWHLGILILGIVFIGGTTSSLFLAFILIGLVVWFVHATHS, encoded by the coding sequence GTGATTGAACGGCTGTTCTGGGAGTCACGGGGCATCTCCATTCAGGAAGTCGTTTATTTAGAGATGGTGTATGCGCTCATCATCGTACTACTAGAAGTACCAACTGGTGTATGGGCGGACCATACGGCACGGCGTCGACTCATCCAAATCGGTGTCGGATTAGAGTGGCTGTCGTTTATTGTCATTTTGTATTCGTTCACGTTCACCGGTTTCTTTGTCGCCATCAGTTGTTCAGCCGTCGGGTCGGTCATTCGAAGTGGGGCAGAGAATGCTTTGCTGTACGAGTCGTTACAGGAAAGTCGCGAAGCGTCGTCATTCGAACGGGTACTCGGGAAACTGAACGCGATTGGGATCGTGGCCGCTGTGATGGCGGCATTGAGCGGAAGTGTTTTGGCTCAGTACCTTCCCATGGAGTGGAACTACAAGCTCTCGATTTTGAGTTTGATGATTGCGACCATCTCTAGCCTATTTCTTGTCGAACCGACTCATCGAGAGCGAGAGGAACGTTTGACGTGGCGGCATTTGTTCAAAGGGTTTCAATTCGTTTGGTCGAAGAAGCAACTTCGGCATGTCACAATCAGTGTTTTGGCAGCGGTGTCTGCCTTCAATTTCATCGATGAATTTTGGCAACTGTACGCTCGCGATGTGTCCGTTCCGATTTATTGGTTCGGTGTCATTTCAAGTGGTTTGCTCTTGATTCAGTTGCCAGGACAGCTGTTCGCAGGTACCATCGTGCATTTTGCGCCTTCAGAACGTTGGTTGAAGCGATTCGGTTGGGTGATGGGTGGCGGGTTTCTCTTCATCGGCTTATTTCCGAGTCCAATCGGAATTGGTGTGATGGGATTGTTGGGACTTCTATATGGGGCGATGGAACCACTCTATTATGGACTGTTGCACCATCAAGTTCCTTCATCCATTCGAGCGACGACGGAATCGTCTATCTCGATGGTATGGCATCTCGGTATCCTCATATTAGGGATTGTCTTTATTGGGGGAACGACATCGTCGCTATTTCTTGCGTTCATACTAATCGGACTTGTCGTTTGGTTCGTTCATGCGACTCACTCATAA
- a CDS encoding type 1 glutamine amidotransferase domain-containing protein, which yields MAKVATLITDMFEDVEFTGPRDALVDAGHDVVTIEKKAGNTVEGKQGEAKVNIDQSIDDVSPEDFDALLLPGGFSPDLLREDERFVSFAKAFMDAKKPVFAICHGPQLLITAKTLEGRDATGYKSIKVDMEYAGAKYADKEVVVCQNQLVTSRQPDDIPAFNREILNLLK from the coding sequence ATGGCAAAAGTAGCAACGCTCATTACAGATATGTTTGAAGATGTAGAATTCACGGGTCCCCGTGACGCATTGGTGGATGCGGGACATGACGTCGTGACAATCGAGAAGAAAGCAGGCAATACGGTAGAAGGAAAACAAGGAGAGGCGAAAGTGAACATCGATCAATCGATTGACGATGTATCGCCAGAAGATTTTGACGCCCTTCTCTTACCAGGCGGATTCTCTCCTGACTTGTTACGTGAAGACGAGCGGTTCGTTTCGTTCGCCAAAGCCTTCATGGACGCGAAGAAGCCTGTGTTTGCCATCTGTCACGGACCACAGCTATTGATTACGGCGAAGACGCTTGAAGGTCGTGATGCAACCGGATATAAATCGATTAAAGTCGACATGGAGTATGCTGGAGCGAAATATGCGGACAAAGAAGTCGTTGTCTGCCAAAACCAGCTCGTGACGAGCCGTCAGCCGGATGACATTCCGGCGTTCAACCGTGAGATTCTCAACTTATTAAAATAA